One genomic window of Boudabousia tangfeifanii includes the following:
- a CDS encoding YbjN domain-containing protein has translation MTTPTEVTLERLTAMFEALGLRSQLEAEDGTVVVPFTNMAFICQINDGGIFSVHGLWRGDLSEPADLAEISNLVQHHNATALMPKVYISANPEGAPQLHTEANTIVMAGMTDDQLSEYLQASLSLSMRVATVLEEALPHLVTWQDELPDVSDQDETEKDA, from the coding sequence ATGACTACTCCTACGGAGGTGACGCTAGAGCGGCTTACGGCTATGTTCGAAGCGCTCGGCTTGCGTTCACAGTTGGAAGCAGAGGACGGCACCGTCGTCGTTCCTTTCACCAACATGGCTTTCATCTGCCAGATCAATGATGGCGGCATTTTCTCCGTCCATGGTCTCTGGCGCGGCGATTTGAGCGAACCAGCTGACTTGGCTGAAATTTCCAACTTGGTCCAGCATCACAACGCTACCGCTCTCATGCCAAAGGTTTACATCTCGGCAAACCCAGAAGGTGCCCCACAGCTTCACACCGAAGCTAACACCATCGTAATGGCCGGCATGACCGACGACCAGCTTTCGGAATACCTACAGGCATCCCTCAGCTTGTCCATGCGGGTAGCCACCGTTTTGGAAGAGGCCCTACCCCACCTAGTGACTTGGCAGGACGAACTCCCAGACGTTTCCGACCAGGACGAAACTGAAAAGGACGCATGA
- a CDS encoding phosphoribosyltransferase — translation MAFDDGATSNDGSPRESLTWQGFGDATRELAQKVADSGWMPDLIVAVARGGLLPAGAVSYALGVKAIGTMNVEFYTDVAETLPEPVLLPPLMDVSALDGKKVLVVDDVADSGKTLKMVMDLIAKDGLSLDGKAAVKVDARSLVIYEKSRSVIKPDYVWKETDLWINFPWSVLPPVTPNN, via the coding sequence ATGGCTTTTGATGATGGTGCAACAAGTAATGACGGTTCCCCCCGCGAGTCTTTGACTTGGCAGGGATTTGGCGACGCAACCCGCGAATTAGCGCAGAAAGTAGCGGATTCAGGCTGGATGCCTGACCTCATCGTGGCAGTTGCCCGTGGTGGTCTTCTTCCAGCTGGCGCAGTCTCCTACGCGCTCGGTGTGAAAGCAATCGGCACAATGAACGTGGAGTTCTACACTGACGTGGCCGAAACTCTCCCCGAACCAGTTCTACTTCCCCCACTCATGGACGTTTCCGCCCTAGATGGCAAGAAAGTCCTCGTGGTTGATGACGTAGCCGACTCCGGCAAGACCCTCAAGATGGTAATGGACCTGATCGCCAAGGACGGTCTCTCCCTCGACGGAAAAGCAGCCGTGAAGGTCGACGCCCGCTCCCTCGTGATCTACGAAAAGTCTCGCTCGGTCATCAAACCAGACTACGTGTGGAAAGAAACCGACCTCTGGATCAACTTCCCCTGGTCAGTCCTCCCACCAGTCACCCCAAATAACTGA
- a CDS encoding lipase family protein, producing the protein MAGDDLGLDRVDSFTSGVGVMVSGGTFFRVDVPALTAMAKFLRSQEGQVQLALNLANRLGSEAHLRQSSLAALERRLALPVYQLSQAHLHTLVSRAQSAQLATIGAVTTCTQDLQHFLAHLHSFVDRLLALMGVLAEAEESARQNTASWVLNHQLVEQASALSGWEAKSRLGFSFFVARKSVLATEAIGQEKPELLARFLNDTSGFLLDNSGGWFSSALGRKGGSVAVPAVGLLGSYFTHDTSWQKGRVRSSLGRDAWPVETRRALVNASSLGATAGSFATNRDGEESPLLSNTQKFAGVLAQTASVLSWPSRGGHLESRILSFSGEQFERVSTPKTPGELVDRFSLADARLDSAELGLDRTVAGHVVVLRHQGPKGDSWSVLLPGTQTWRLGDASPQGLLSNLQVVAGQDSEQSEAVLSAMRQAGIRPGDPVELVGHSQGGAVALDLAARQQRLGEFQIGVVTTLGAPTGASALTLVAANQKGGQLPRILSLRNSRDLVTAMGGVQLPGAANHVVVSGNVPKDWAPKAHGQDGYRLIVKEAERLGDDNLNDFSDYRQRFLGLDQPGVKSSQILVENVRVGK; encoded by the coding sequence ATGGCAGGTGATGATCTGGGGCTGGATCGCGTTGATTCTTTTACTAGTGGTGTGGGGGTGATGGTTTCTGGGGGCACATTTTTTCGGGTGGATGTGCCGGCTTTGACCGCGATGGCAAAGTTTTTGCGTAGTCAAGAGGGTCAGGTGCAGTTAGCTTTGAATCTGGCGAATCGTTTGGGGAGCGAGGCACATTTACGGCAGTCTTCTTTGGCGGCCCTAGAACGTCGTTTGGCTTTACCGGTTTATCAACTCTCCCAGGCTCATTTGCACACCCTGGTTTCGAGGGCCCAGTCGGCGCAGTTGGCCACGATTGGTGCGGTGACCACTTGTACGCAGGATTTGCAGCATTTTTTGGCACATTTGCATAGTTTTGTGGATCGTTTGTTGGCGTTAATGGGGGTACTTGCCGAGGCCGAGGAAAGTGCTCGCCAGAACACTGCCTCGTGGGTTTTAAACCACCAACTGGTAGAGCAAGCGAGCGCCTTGAGCGGTTGGGAAGCAAAGAGCCGTTTGGGGTTTTCGTTCTTTGTCGCGCGAAAATCGGTACTGGCGACCGAGGCGATTGGTCAGGAAAAACCTGAACTTTTGGCCAGGTTCTTGAATGATACAAGTGGCTTTTTATTAGACAACTCTGGAGGGTGGTTTTCTTCCGCCCTCGGACGCAAAGGTGGGAGTGTTGCCGTTCCTGCGGTGGGGCTTTTGGGAAGTTATTTTACCCATGATACTTCTTGGCAAAAAGGTAGGGTGCGTAGTTCTTTAGGACGGGATGCCTGGCCTGTTGAAACCAGGCGAGCCTTGGTCAATGCATCTAGCTTGGGGGCAACTGCTGGCTCATTTGCCACCAACCGGGATGGTGAAGAGTCGCCACTTTTGTCTAATACTCAAAAGTTTGCGGGTGTTTTGGCGCAGACTGCGTCAGTGTTGTCGTGGCCGAGCCGTGGTGGCCACCTAGAGTCTCGTATCTTGTCGTTTTCGGGTGAGCAGTTTGAGCGGGTGTCAACCCCGAAAACTCCGGGGGAGTTGGTGGATCGTTTTTCTTTGGCTGATGCGCGTTTGGATTCTGCCGAACTTGGGCTTGACCGGACGGTTGCGGGACATGTGGTGGTGTTGCGTCATCAAGGACCGAAGGGGGATAGCTGGTCGGTATTACTTCCTGGGACGCAGACTTGGCGTTTGGGCGATGCTAGTCCACAGGGTTTGCTTTCGAATTTGCAGGTGGTAGCTGGTCAAGATTCTGAACAGTCTGAGGCGGTTTTATCGGCTATGCGCCAAGCGGGGATCCGTCCAGGTGACCCGGTTGAGTTGGTGGGACATTCTCAGGGTGGGGCGGTTGCGTTAGATTTGGCGGCTAGGCAGCAGCGTTTGGGAGAGTTTCAGATTGGGGTGGTGACTACTTTGGGCGCCCCGACTGGAGCCTCGGCTTTGACTTTGGTTGCTGCTAACCAAAAGGGCGGGCAACTACCTAGGATCTTATCGCTTCGGAATTCTCGCGATTTAGTTACTGCGATGGGCGGAGTGCAACTACCTGGTGCGGCGAATCATGTGGTGGTGTCGGGAAATGTTCCCAAGGATTGGGCTCCGAAAGCGCATGGTCAGGACGGTTACCGTCTGATCGTAAAAGAGGCTGAGCGGCTTGGTGATGATAATTTGAACGATTTCTCGGACTATCGTCAAAGGTTTTTGGGTTTGGACCAGCCGGGTGTGAAGTCTTCACAAATTTTGGTAGAAAATGTGCGGGTGGGAAAGTAG
- a CDS encoding phage holin family protein: protein MKFVYQIIANTVGLWVATLLLPGLFVPETASTSENILTYLSIGLILTLLNSIVRPVIKFLSFPLYILTLGLFGLVVNAIIIGLTGWISTQLTWGLHVSGFWAALFGGLIVSIIASAVTALISSKD from the coding sequence ATGAAATTCGTATACCAAATCATCGCCAACACCGTTGGCCTCTGGGTGGCTACCCTGCTACTACCAGGCCTATTCGTGCCAGAAACCGCCTCCACTAGCGAAAACATTCTGACCTATCTTTCCATCGGCCTGATCCTCACCCTACTGAACAGCATCGTGCGCCCAGTCATCAAGTTCCTATCATTCCCGCTCTATATTCTGACCCTCGGGCTTTTCGGGCTTGTAGTTAACGCCATCATTATTGGCCTCACCGGCTGGATCTCCACCCAGCTAACCTGGGGTCTACATGTCAGCGGCTTCTGGGCAGCACTCTTCGGTGGCCTAATCGTCAGCATCATTGCCAGCGCAGTCACCGCCCTCATCTCCAGCAAGGACTGA
- a CDS encoding YwiC-like family protein, protein MSQNVTKTKKNKNHWVPNEHGAWAMIITPWLTGLTLSHWTLAQGWLLLASLSGLGAYHTLTVYVRSRNPQPIKQPLGTYTTITILGLLAAAITQPALIWWTPIALLLVVPIQQALIKKDRDLPARTLITLTAVMLLPITYDLGWQTPRPQNPNLPQLLAPGLNPNQPNIGWALNPQGIPNPTPLWHHPTQGGWKYIWILTIIYALYFIGTTPYVKSLIRGRRNPAWRTTTTGYHLGAGVIIIGTITSGWASLTMIPLWTIIILRAITIPQLNQKRINQKKKPIRPAPIGILEIILTIGIYLGATL, encoded by the coding sequence ATGAGCCAAAACGTAACAAAAACCAAAAAGAACAAAAACCACTGGGTGCCCAACGAACACGGCGCCTGGGCCATGATCATCACCCCCTGGCTCACCGGACTCACCCTCTCCCACTGGACCCTCGCCCAAGGATGGCTCCTCCTCGCCTCCCTCTCCGGCCTCGGTGCGTACCACACCCTCACCGTCTACGTTCGCTCCCGCAACCCACAACCAATCAAACAACCACTAGGCACCTACACCACCATCACCATCCTCGGACTACTAGCAGCCGCCATCACCCAACCAGCCCTAATCTGGTGGACACCCATCGCCCTCCTACTAGTCGTCCCCATCCAACAAGCACTCATCAAAAAAGACCGCGACCTCCCAGCCCGAACACTCATCACCCTCACCGCAGTCATGCTCCTCCCCATCACCTACGACCTCGGCTGGCAAACCCCACGACCACAAAACCCAAACCTCCCACAGCTACTAGCCCCCGGCCTAAACCCCAACCAACCCAACATCGGCTGGGCCCTAAACCCCCAAGGCATCCCAAACCCCACCCCACTATGGCACCACCCCACACAAGGCGGCTGGAAATACATCTGGATCCTCACCATCATCTACGCCCTCTACTTCATCGGCACCACCCCATACGTCAAATCACTAATCCGCGGACGCCGCAACCCAGCCTGGCGAACCACCACCACCGGATACCACCTCGGAGCCGGAGTCATCATCATCGGCACCATCACCTCCGGCTGGGCCAGCCTCACCATGATCCCCCTCTGGACCATCATCATCCTCCGCGCCATCACCATCCCCCAACTCAACCAAAAACGAATAAACCAAAAGAAAAAACCCATCCGCCCAGCCCCCATCGGCATCCTCGAAATCATCCTCACCATCGGAATCTACCTAGGCGCCACCCTCTAA
- a CDS encoding SpaA isopeptide-forming pilin-related protein: MPNYIFDDRRTGRQAPENGDFSAEKARKRHYRHYGFAAIAATAALIGTSALTMGTAEQAGAWVNDPSIEEAVGDATTITSTLEHDFKGKEPAPGVEFNYNGSFKYEVPKGVTNTATITVTQDPEAPFTQKDPQTSDLTLTSGTVDSARKSPDDPNTWIYEVSGINADGTATFSAPAKISENAQPGDIFTASMNMTTDIKGTTGFAPISKNIENDPGTRCSGVAVYKWTVPEGNIGAWLADIKFVDPKSKNQATIDPLPASAMDLADPNLTKRNGIRITSPGGTPGDLTNQFLEGAVLRNNDSTKPLFGVDPQLTNPTFLDSINWRYNPDSWTGTQWIQPGTVFEMRRGFQYSNCLDPAIPKDLNPDRLDTMGFQVDMGRKLIPSSRGDVDTFRLPGGPVQEKNNWCDNIYVTDAGDSTTNPTNIKLINIDDPLHSPDGFSIPFESKNGGIAIARQFPQWIYFIPKIGGQANTLKRMRVPLPGSTDPEAIKIGTIENVTLSGETLVSIANQASAFDPEGNLWVVSQTRGTALPMKFTFTDKDLKLPDGSPDPEAGKAATLEKKAGIPIPSGYQLNDLAFFEDGSMLFTMGTKAGPAKTFYIPKEEVNKPRGTNPYSFNLIDTSKMKPWGTYSNIKVVYGSAFGKDGNLYSGSGDLTKGFKNLYQQPEIGNKTEVAPQVDFEPAVAKGILDLTSCQYGHPTPGPEGFKVRKSAVDPVTGTLAPAGEHTRNPVMIGADGTATLRYVVTATNVGNAEAVLADIQDTFTPPAGFKITHVGVLDLKTDKVLMNEDYSDGSNPFPITLPGGKVASGESKIYAIKIKVKAENLEAANNVAAQKCENEGPGKPGTGFFNQVALEGDKDGKDNNDSCIPFTGQPTAHLKLVKQIVDQNGRVINSQVPDDLGHFVLAATGTNPETGSPLAGANGQAKPTEGVAVDQDVVAGNYKLAELINQPEAIPGYYKSGEWTCEGGTMVDKQTVNVPKNGSATCTIKNTRIPRFHIEKLAGTPDKKLGNEHVGEAVVLKGGKGDLVYKMKVTNDSAFAGNTGEIKDFFTAPAGLVFDTDKTATVTYDGQGSRVGGKDTYTEQELKENAVLATSINNLGPQESGTFTITIPVKADTSKVEGSEVTKFEQAQAGLAVCNSETANTNGKAVKLANLTDKAALNNVALAFESPNYAEDNAVWYRDNFACIPVVENKWTVAKFSQFDPAADGADEANNGGDGYVKTPGSTGTSVTLTSAQDGSLSATVKYKVVATNAGKNASAQPAITDVITLPQGFEITSAKYGKDENALAPVSNVQGNTVTFEIPAGTEAINGGESVNYYIEVTGKISAEAAAKLNWSATDSAAKGAGECENEGAGKPGTGFFNKVSTQDDPGTDGNNDACTPVKPQLGIALVEKTDANGTRLSGAKFALYKAANSTTKPYTMGELVKAELDELTADNENRFPQDALASNDGDNKYMGRFVTPTLNAGTVYFLVETKSPTKDYSLLPEPLVFKVDGSGNIVPLNLKTGEPTGQATDGTFAVAGPKVTVHDPRAGELPKAGGNGHMPLAVGGTLLLLISTLGMTQAVRRRNKMA, translated from the coding sequence GTGCCTAACTACATATTTGATGACCGCCGCACCGGCCGTCAAGCGCCAGAAAATGGTGATTTTTCAGCGGAAAAAGCGCGTAAGCGCCACTACCGTCACTACGGCTTCGCAGCCATCGCCGCGACTGCTGCACTGATTGGTACGTCCGCCCTGACTATGGGAACCGCTGAACAGGCAGGTGCATGGGTAAACGACCCTTCAATCGAAGAAGCAGTGGGTGACGCCACTACTATTACCAGCACCTTGGAACATGATTTCAAAGGTAAAGAACCTGCTCCTGGTGTCGAATTCAACTATAATGGCAGCTTCAAATACGAAGTACCAAAGGGTGTCACAAACACTGCCACCATTACGGTTACTCAAGATCCAGAGGCTCCGTTCACACAAAAAGATCCTCAGACTAGTGACCTAACCCTTACTTCAGGTACGGTAGATTCGGCTCGGAAGTCCCCAGATGATCCAAATACCTGGATTTACGAGGTTTCGGGCATTAACGCAGATGGCACCGCGACATTCTCGGCGCCTGCGAAGATTAGCGAAAATGCACAGCCGGGTGATATTTTCACCGCGTCCATGAATATGACTACTGACATAAAGGGCACTACTGGCTTCGCGCCGATTTCAAAGAACATTGAAAACGATCCGGGTACTCGTTGCTCCGGTGTTGCCGTTTACAAGTGGACGGTTCCTGAGGGAAATATTGGTGCTTGGTTGGCTGACATTAAGTTCGTCGATCCAAAGAGCAAGAACCAAGCAACTATTGACCCGCTTCCGGCTAGTGCTATGGATCTTGCTGATCCTAACCTCACCAAGCGTAACGGTATTCGCATTACCAGCCCTGGTGGTACCCCTGGTGACCTCACCAACCAGTTCCTCGAAGGTGCAGTGCTTCGAAACAACGATTCCACAAAGCCATTGTTTGGGGTTGACCCTCAGCTAACTAATCCAACCTTCTTGGATTCGATTAACTGGCGCTACAACCCAGATTCTTGGACCGGTACCCAGTGGATCCAGCCTGGCACCGTTTTCGAAATGCGCCGCGGCTTCCAGTACTCCAACTGTCTAGATCCTGCCATCCCGAAGGACCTAAACCCTGATCGCCTTGACACCATGGGCTTCCAGGTAGACATGGGCCGTAAATTGATCCCATCGTCACGAGGTGACGTTGATACCTTCCGCCTTCCTGGTGGACCTGTTCAAGAAAAGAACAACTGGTGTGACAACATTTATGTTACAGATGCAGGCGATTCAACTACGAACCCAACAAATATTAAGCTGATCAATATTGACGATCCTCTTCACAGTCCAGATGGATTCTCGATTCCTTTTGAGTCTAAAAACGGCGGTATCGCAATTGCAAGGCAATTCCCACAATGGATCTACTTCATCCCGAAGATTGGGGGACAAGCTAACACCTTGAAACGTATGCGTGTGCCTTTGCCAGGCTCAACAGATCCAGAGGCCATAAAAATCGGCACTATTGAGAATGTAACACTTTCTGGAGAGACACTTGTTTCTATCGCCAACCAGGCGAGTGCATTCGATCCCGAAGGTAATCTGTGGGTAGTTTCCCAGACGAGAGGCACCGCCTTGCCAATGAAATTCACCTTCACAGATAAGGACCTAAAGCTACCTGATGGTTCCCCTGATCCTGAAGCTGGAAAGGCTGCTACCTTAGAGAAAAAGGCCGGAATTCCTATTCCATCCGGTTACCAGTTGAATGACTTGGCTTTCTTTGAAGATGGTTCAATGTTATTCACAATGGGAACCAAGGCCGGACCAGCAAAGACGTTCTACATTCCTAAGGAAGAAGTGAACAAGCCACGCGGCACCAACCCGTACTCATTCAACCTAATTGACACCAGTAAGATGAAGCCATGGGGCACCTACAGCAATATCAAGGTCGTGTATGGTTCTGCATTTGGTAAGGATGGAAACCTGTATTCCGGTTCCGGCGATCTAACGAAGGGCTTCAAGAACCTTTATCAGCAACCTGAAATTGGAAATAAAACTGAAGTAGCACCTCAGGTTGACTTCGAGCCTGCAGTTGCGAAAGGAATCCTTGACCTGACTTCTTGCCAATACGGTCATCCAACACCTGGTCCAGAAGGCTTCAAGGTTCGTAAATCTGCAGTTGATCCTGTAACCGGCACCCTTGCACCAGCTGGCGAACATACTCGTAATCCTGTCATGATTGGTGCTGACGGCACTGCCACCTTGCGTTACGTTGTCACTGCAACGAACGTTGGTAATGCCGAAGCTGTCTTAGCCGATATTCAGGACACCTTTACCCCACCAGCAGGATTCAAGATTACCCACGTTGGTGTACTTGACCTCAAGACCGACAAAGTCCTAATGAACGAAGACTACTCCGATGGCAGTAATCCGTTCCCAATCACTTTGCCTGGTGGAAAGGTCGCGTCCGGTGAATCCAAGATCTACGCGATCAAGATCAAGGTAAAGGCTGAAAACCTTGAAGCCGCAAACAACGTTGCCGCACAAAAGTGTGAAAACGAAGGTCCTGGCAAGCCAGGTACTGGTTTCTTCAACCAGGTAGCCCTAGAGGGTGACAAGGACGGCAAAGACAACAACGACTCGTGTATTCCATTCACCGGTCAACCTACTGCTCACCTCAAGTTGGTTAAGCAGATTGTTGACCAGAATGGTCGTGTCATTAACTCGCAGGTTCCTGACGACCTAGGTCACTTCGTTCTAGCCGCCACTGGTACCAACCCTGAAACCGGTAGCCCACTCGCAGGCGCTAACGGCCAGGCTAAGCCAACTGAAGGTGTAGCTGTTGACCAGGACGTAGTCGCAGGTAACTACAAACTAGCCGAACTTATCAACCAGCCAGAAGCTATCCCAGGCTATTACAAGTCCGGTGAATGGACCTGTGAAGGCGGCACCATGGTTGACAAGCAGACCGTAAACGTTCCAAAGAACGGTTCGGCAACTTGTACCATCAAGAACACCCGCATCCCGCGTTTCCACATCGAGAAACTTGCTGGCACCCCAGACAAGAAGCTCGGCAACGAACACGTTGGTGAAGCAGTCGTCCTCAAGGGCGGCAAGGGAGACCTCGTGTACAAGATGAAGGTCACCAACGACTCCGCATTTGCTGGTAACACCGGTGAAATCAAGGACTTCTTCACCGCTCCTGCAGGTTTGGTATTCGACACCGACAAGACCGCCACCGTCACCTACGATGGCCAAGGCTCACGCGTTGGTGGCAAGGACACCTACACCGAACAAGAGTTGAAGGAAAACGCGGTACTCGCAACCTCCATCAACAACCTCGGCCCACAGGAAAGCGGCACCTTTACTATCACCATCCCAGTTAAGGCTGACACCTCGAAGGTGGAAGGTAGTGAGGTTACCAAGTTCGAGCAAGCACAAGCTGGCCTCGCCGTATGTAACAGCGAAACCGCAAACACCAACGGTAAAGCAGTTAAACTCGCTAACCTCACCGACAAGGCAGCACTCAACAACGTAGCACTCGCATTCGAAAGCCCGAACTACGCTGAAGATAACGCTGTTTGGTATCGGGATAACTTTGCTTGTATTCCGGTGGTGGAAAATAAGTGGACGGTTGCTAAGTTCTCGCAGTTTGATCCGGCAGCTGACGGGGCTGATGAGGCTAACAATGGTGGCGACGGGTATGTTAAGACCCCAGGTTCTACCGGAACCTCAGTCACCCTAACTAGCGCTCAAGACGGTTCGCTAAGCGCTACCGTTAAGTACAAGGTGGTTGCCACCAACGCCGGCAAGAACGCTTCTGCCCAACCGGCCATCACCGATGTGATCACACTGCCACAAGGCTTTGAAATCACCTCCGCCAAGTACGGCAAGGACGAAAACGCCCTCGCCCCGGTAAGCAACGTCCAAGGCAACACCGTAACCTTCGAAATCCCAGCAGGCACCGAGGCTATCAACGGCGGCGAAAGTGTCAACTACTACATCGAAGTTACCGGCAAGATCAGCGCCGAAGCAGCAGCCAAACTCAACTGGAGCGCAACCGACTCGGCAGCCAAGGGCGCAGGCGAATGTGAAAACGAAGGCGCAGGCAAACCAGGCACCGGCTTCTTCAACAAGGTCAGCACCCAAGACGACCCAGGTACAGACGGCAACAACGACGCCTGCACCCCAGTCAAACCACAACTTGGAATCGCCCTAGTTGAAAAGACCGACGCTAACGGCACCCGCCTAAGCGGCGCCAAGTTCGCCCTCTACAAGGCAGCCAACTCAACCACCAAACCCTACACCATGGGCGAGCTGGTCAAAGCCGAACTAGACGAACTAACCGCGGACAACGAAAACCGCTTCCCACAAGATGCACTCGCCTCCAACGACGGCGACAACAAATACATGGGACGCTTCGTCACCCCAACCCTAAACGCCGGCACCGTCTACTTCCTAGTAGAAACCAAGTCCCCCACCAAGGACTACTCACTACTACCAGAACCACTCGTGTTCAAAGTCGACGGTAGCGGCAACATCGTGCCACTAAACCTTAAGACCGGTGAACCCACCGGACAAGCCACCGACGGCACCTTCGCCGTCGCCGGCCCAAAGGTAACAGTCCACGACCCACGCGCCGGCGAACTACCAAAAGCCGGCGGCAACGGACACATGCCACTAGCAGTCGGAGGCACCCTCCTACTACTAATCTCCACCCTAGGCATGACCCAAGCCGTACGCCGACGCAACAAAATGGCCTAA